One Tachysurus vachellii isolate PV-2020 chromosome 8, HZAU_Pvac_v1, whole genome shotgun sequence genomic window carries:
- the ppp2r3b gene encoding serine/threonine-protein phosphatase 2A regulatory subunit B'' subunit beta isoform X3, translating into MRMKELSLRQDPDLRKELALLARGCDFVLPSRFKKRLRAFQQGQAQLKKEEAVSPALSESIPKFYFPRGRPKANINIDNLISKIEKIFSQFPSERVTIEDMGKVAKACECPLYWKAPLFFASGGDRRGYVSVHKFVAMWRKVLQNCHDDASKFLHLLAKPGCPYLEQEDFIPFLQDVVDSHASLAFLKEASDFHSRYITTVIQRIFYNVNRSWTGKITCSELRRSSFLQNVALLEEEDDVNQLTEYFSYEHFYVIYCKFWELDTDHDLYIDQRDMARHNDQAISHRMIERIFSGTVTRDRKVHKEGRLSYADFVWFLISEEDKKSETSIEYWFRCMDVDGDGVLSMYELQYFYQEQCQKLEAMAIEPLPFEDCLCQMLDLVRPESPGKITLRDLKRCKLAHIFFDTFFNIEKYLDHEQRDPFMVAKDAESLGQEISDWERYAAEEYDILVAEEAANEQYNDGYDNPLVPIDCISAEFDLCGEKRHLFEFANPHCNLDLDEYKYADSFE; encoded by the exons ATGAGGATGAAGGAGCTGTCCCTGCGCCAGGACCCTGACCTGAGGAAAGAGCTTGCACTGCTGGCCCGTGGCTGTGACTTTGTCCTGCCTTCACGCTTCAAAAAGAGGCTGAGAGCTTTCCAGCAAGGACAG GCTCAGCTTAAGAAAGAGGAGGCCGTTTCACCAGCATTAAGCGAAAGCATTCCGAAGTTCTATTTCCCTCGAGGGCGGCCCAAAGCCAATATCAACATTGACAATCTCATTTCCAAGATAGAGAAAATATTTTCTCAGTTTCCCAGTGAAAGAGTAACTATTGAGGATATGGGGAAGGTTGCCAAG GCCTGCGAATGCCCACTCTATTGGAAGGCTCCATTGTTCTTCGCTTCTGGGGGAGACAGGAGGGGATATGTGTCCGTTCACAAATTCGTGGCAATGTGGAGAAA AGTGCTACAGAACTGTCATGATGACGCATCCAAGTTTCTTCATCTCCTGGCCAAGCCTGGCTGTCCTTATTTGGAGCAAGAGGACTTCATCCCATTCCTGCAG GATGTGGTGGATTCACATGCAAGCCTTGCTTTTCTGAAGGAGGCCTCAGACTTTCACTCACGCTACATTACCACA GTAATACAGAGGATATTTTATAACGTCAACCGATCATGGACGGGAAAGATAACATGTTCAGAGCTGCGGAGAAGCAGTTTTCTTCAG AATGTGGCATTACTAGAAGAAGAGGATGATGTTAACCAGCTGACTGAGTACTTTTCCTATGAGCATTTCTATGTCATCTACTGTAAATTCTGGGAGCTGGACACTGACCATGATCTGTACATAGACCAGAGGGACATGGCACGGCACAACGATCAAG CCATCTCCCACAGAATGATTGAAAGAATATTCTCAGGAACTGTAACAAG AGACAGGAAGGTTCATAAAGAAGGCCGGTTGAGTTATGCTGACTTTGTGTGGTTTCTTATCTCAGAGGAAGACAAGAAGTCTGAAACCAG CATCGAGTACTGGTTCCGGTGTATGGATGTAGATGGCGATGGCGTTCTGTCCATGTACGAGCTCCAGTACTTCTATCAGGAGCAGTGTCAGAAGCTGGAGGCCATGGCCATTGAACCACTGCCTTTTGAGGACTgtctctgccaaatgctggatcTAGTCCGGCCTGAATCACCAG gGAAGATCACCCTCCGGGACTTGAAGAGATGTAAGCTAGCTCATATATTCTTTGACACTTTCTTCAATATTGAGAAATATCTGGATCATGAGCAGAGGGATCCATTTATGGTGGCAAAG GATGCTGAGAGTTTGGGACAGGAGATTTCTGACTGGGAGCGGTATGCTGCAGAGGAGTACGATATTTTGGTGGCTGAGGAAGCCGCCAATGAGCAGTACAATGATGG CTATGACAATCCCCTGGTTCCAATTGACTGCATCTCCGCTGAGTTTGACCTGTGCGGTGAGAAGAGGCACCTCTTTGAGTTTGCTAACCCTCACTGTAACCTGGACCTGGATGAGTACAAATACGCAGACAGTTTTGAATGA